In the genome of Chiloscyllium plagiosum isolate BGI_BamShark_2017 unplaced genomic scaffold, ASM401019v2 scaf_51798, whole genome shotgun sequence, one region contains:
- the LOC122546271 gene encoding syntaxin-binding protein 4-like, whose protein sequence is MSNALSALRCHLTFKNRKLSRECDWKDGRLQPGDQLVSINKESLIAVTEEEAKSILTRLKLRSEGTVEIAFVRKSPQPSSACNMPNPRAQVIHSSPTSTGNAEPSLQSAPASLHPVMQSGLQPETDNTAAAKTHQGKSGSKKNSQSSELSPVNSSPHPACA, encoded by the exons ATGTCTAATGCATTATCTGCGCTGAGATGTCACCTTACTTTTAAAAACcgtaagttatctcgggaatgtgactggaaa GATGGAAGATTGCAACCTGGAGACCAACTGGTGTCCATTAACAAGGAGTCCCTGATTGCAGTTACAGAGGAGGAGGCCAAGAGCATTCTGACCAGACTGAAGCTAAG ATCTGAGGGAACGGTGGAGATTGCTTTTGTGCGCAAGagccctcagcccagctctgcctgTAACATGCCGAATCCCAGGGCCCAGGTGATACACTCATCCCCCACCAGCACTGGAAATGCAGAGCCCAGCTTACAGTCAGCCCCAGCAAGTCTCCACCCAGTGATGCAGTCGGGATTACAGCCCGAAACCGACAACACTGCTGCAGCCAAAACCCATCAG GGCAAGTCAGGAAGTAAGAAgaacagtcagtcgtctgagctGTCACCAGTCAACAGTTCACCGCATCCAGCCTGTGCAG